The sequence CACAGGGCGATCTTATCGACATCGTCGGCACCGGCGGCGATGGTGCCAACACCATCAACATCTCCACCACCGCCACCTTTGTCGCCGCCGCCGCCGGCGCCCGGGTGGCCAAGCACGGCAGCCGCAGCGTCTCCTCCCGTTCCGGTGCCTCCGATCTGCTTAACCAGTTCGGCGTCAACCTGACCATGTGTCCGGACCACTCTGCCAAATGCCTGGACCAGCTGGGGGTCACCTTCCTGTTCGCCCCCCACTACCACGCCGGCATGCGCCACGCCGCACCGGTACGCCAGGTAATGAAGACCCGCACCCTGTTCAACGTGCTGGGACCGCTGATCAACCCGGCCCGCCCCAATCAGATGCTGCTGGGGGTCTACGCCCCAGAGCTGATTCGTCCCATCGCCGAAGTGATCCGCTCCCTGGGCGTGGAGCGTGCCATGGTAGTCCACGGCAGCGGCCTGGATGAACTGGCCATCCACGGCGACAGCCAGGCGCTGGAGATTGTCGGCGGTGAACTGATAGAGCGCCACTTCTCTCCCGCCGACCTGGGGGTCAAGCAGTACGACCTGGCCGCCATCCGCGGCGGCGAGCCGGAAGAGAACCGCGTCATCTCCGAGCAGCTGCTGGGCGGTGGCGGCACCGATGCCCAGCGGGCCGCGGTGGCGGTCAACGCCGGCGCCGCCCTGTATCTGTCCGGTCAGGCGGACAGCATGAAGGCGGGCACCGAACTGGCCCTGGCCACCATGGACGCCGCCAAGCCCCTGCAGCTGATCCGTGACTTCGCCCAGCTCAGCCAACAGGAGGCGGTGTAAGTGAGTACCATCCTAGGCAAGATTGTCGACACCAAGGCCGGACACATCGACCAGCTGGAGCAGCGCTACGGCGAGCTGCTGCACAGCCGCGCCGCCCCCAGCGACCGCTCCCTGTATGACGCCCTTAAGGGCGGCAACGCCGGTTTCATCCTCGAGTGCAAGAAAGCCAGCCCCTCCAAGGGGCTGATTCGCCCCGATTTCGACCCTGTGGCCATCGCCACCATCTATGGCAAATACGCCGCCGGCATCTCAGTGCTCACCGACGAGCAGTTCTTCCAGGGGGATTTCGAGTACCTGAAAGCGGTGCGGGCCGCGGTCAGCGTGCCCGTACTGTGCAAAGACTTTGTGGTGGATCCCCGCCAACTGCGCCTGGCCCGCCACATGGGCGCCGACGCCGCCCTGCTGATGCTGTCGGTACTGGATGATGAGCAGTACCAGGCACTGGCCGAAGAGGCCGATGCCCTGGGGCTGGACATCCTCACCGAGGTCAGCAACGACGAGGAGCTGGAGCGCGCCATCGCCCTGGGCGCCCGCATCATCGGCATCAACAACCGGGATCTGCGCGATCTCTCCGTCGACCTGGCCACCACAGAGCGCCTGGCCCCCAAGATTCCTGAGGATCGCGTGGTGATCAGCGAGTCCGGCATCGCCACCCATCGGGACGTGCGCCGCCTGGCGCCCCTGGCAGATGGTTTCTTGGTGGGCAGCCAACTGACCGCCCAGGCCAACATCGACCAGGCCTGCCGCCAGCTGATCTTCGGCGAGAACAAGGTGTGCGGCCTCACCCGCGAAGCCGACGTCAAGGCGGTGGCCGAGGCCGGCGCCCTCTATGGCGGGCTGATTTTCGCTGCCAAGTCGCCCCGCTGCGTCACTGCGGAGCAGGCTGCCAGCCTGCGCCAGGCCGCCGATCTGCGCTTTGTCGGCGTGTTCGTCAACGAATCCCCGGACACCGTGGCCAAACTGGCCAACGAGTTGTCCCTGCATGCGGTGCAGCTGCACGGCGGCGAGGATGAGGCCTACATCGATGCCCTGCGCCCCCAGCTGCAAAGCACCCAGATCTGGAAGGCGGTCAAGCCCGATGGCAGCAACAGAGTCGGCAACGCCGACCGCCTGCTGTTCGACAGCGCCAAGGCGGGTCAGTTTGGCGGCACAGGCACCACCTTCGACTGGTCCCTAGTGGGCGATGACCGCCCCAGCGCCATGCTAGCCGGTGGCCTGTCCCCCGACAATGTCCAGGAGGCCGCCACCGCCGGCTTCCTGGGACTGGATCTCAACTCAGGCCTGGAGTCCGCCCCCGGCCTGAAACAGCAAGATAAAATAGCCCAGGCCTTCGCCGGCCTGCGCCAATACTGAGGAAGCCCCATGACCATCCTAAACCCCTACTTCGGTGAATATGGCGGCATGTACGTGCCCCAGATCCTGATGCCGGCCCTCAAGCAGCTGGAAAAGGCGTTCGTCGACGCCCAGCAGGACCCCGAGTTTCAAAAGGAGTTTACCGAGCTGCTGAAAGAGTACGCCGGTCGCCCCACCGCCCTGACCCTGACCCGCAACTTCAGCCCCAACCCCAAGGTGAAGATCTACCTCAAGCGGGAAGATCTGCTCCACGGCGGCGCCCACAAGACCAACCAGGTCCTGGGTCAGGCGCTGCTGGCCAAGCGCATGGGCAAGAAAGAGATCATCGCCGAGACCGGCGCCGGCCAGCACGGCGTGGCCACCGCCCTGGCCTGTGCCCTGCTGGGTCTTAAGTGCCGGGTTTACATGGGGGCCAAGGACGTGGAACGTCAGAGCCCCAACGTGTTCCGCATGCGCCTGATGGGCGCCGAGGTGATTCCGGTGCACGCCGGTTCCGCCACCCTCAAAGACGCCTGTAACGAGGCGATGCGCGACTGGTCCGCCAACTACGACCAGGCCCACTACCTGCTGGGTACCGCCGCCGGGCCTCACCCCTTCCCCACCATAGTGCGTGAGTTCCAGCGGATGATCGGTGAGGAAGCCAAGGCGCAGATCCTGGCTAAAGAGGGGCGCCTGCCCGACGCGGTCATCGCCTGTGTCGGTGGTGGCTCCAACGCCATCGGCCTGTTCGCCGACTTCATCGAAGAGACCGACGTGGCACTCATCGGCGTGGAGCCTGCCGGTCACGGCATCGACTCCGGCGAGCACGGCGCCCCCCTGGCTCATGGCAGCACCGGCATCTTCTTCGGCATGAAATCCCCGATGATGCAGGATGATCACGGCCAGATTCAGGAGTCCTACTCGGTCTCCGCCGGCCTGGACTTCCCCTCAGTGGGTCCTCAGCATGCCCACCTGGCCGCCACCGGCCGGGCCCAGTACCCCTCCATCACCGACGACGAGGCCCTGACCGCCTTCCAGCGCCTGTGCGCCTGTGAGGGGATCATCCCCGCCCTGGAGTCCTCCCACGCCCTGGCTCACGCCTACAAGATGGCAGAGCAGGCGACAGAGGAGACCCTGCTGTTGGTCAACCTCTCCGGCCGTGGAGACAAAGACATCTTTACCGTACACAACATCCTGGAGCAGGAGGGCAAACTGTGAGCCGTTACCAGAACCTGTTTGACGCCCTGAGCGAAAAGGGCGAAGGCGCCTTTGTCCCCTTTGTCACCCTGGGTGACCCCCATCCGGAGCAGACCCTGGCGGTGATCGACGCCCTGGTGGCCGGCGGTGCCGACGCCCTGGAGTTGGGGATCCCCTTCTCCGATCCCCTGGCGGACGGCCCCACCATCCAGAACGCCACGGTGCGTGCCCTGAATGCGGGCACCACTCCAACCCGCTGCTTCGAACTGCTGGCCCAGGTGCGTGAGCGCTACCCCCAGCTGCCCATCGGTCTGCTGGTGTACGCCAACCTGGTGTTCTCCCCCGGGGTCGACGCCTTCTATCAGCGCTGCCGCGACACCGGCATCGACTCGGTACTGGTGGCCGATGTCCCCGTGGAGGAGAGCAAGGAGTTTGCCGAAGCCGCACGGCGTCACGGAGTGGCCCCCATCTTCATCGCCCCCCCCAATGGCGACGAGCAAACCCTGAAGGCGGTCTCCGAACAGGGAGAGGGCTACACCTACCTGCTTTCCCGGGCCGGTGTTACCGGCACCGAGACCAAGGCGGGGATGCCGGTTGGTCCGCTGCTGGAGAGCCTCAATGCCTTCAACGCACCACCGGCCATTCTCGGATTCGGCATCTCCGAACCCCAGCAGGTGCGTGATGCGGTCGAAGCGGGTGCCGCCGGCGCCATCTCCGGCAGTGCCACGGTGAAGATCATCGAGAAATATCATGGCGACATTGAGCGTATGACCGAGGAGTTAACCCGGTTTACCCGAGCCATGAAGGACGCCACCCGCAAAGTTGGTTAAAAGCCGCTCCAAAAGGCGGAGCCCTATGCGCTCCGCCTTTCCAGCACTTGTGCTATTGGTTAGACTGTCCGCCTGCCCCTGGATGACAGAGACACAATGAAACAGATCCTCGACTTCCTGCCCCTGCTGGTATTTTTCGCCGTCTACAAGTTTTACGACATCTTTCTCGCCAGCGGTGCCCTGGTGGCCGCCTCAGCGGTGCAGATCGCCCTTATCTATCTGCTCTACAAGAGAGTGGAGAAGCAGCACCTGATCACCTTCGCCCTGGTGGCGGTATTTGGCACCCTGACCATGGTGCTCAGGGACGACACCTTCATCAAATGGAAGGTCACCATAGTCCAGTTCCTGTTTGCCGGCGCCCTGCTGATCGCCGAGCTGATGAACAAGTCCCTGCTCAAGGCGATGCTGGGCAAAGAGATGCCTCTGCCCGACACCATCTGGCGCCGGGCAGCCCTGGCCTGGGTGGTGTTCTTCATCGCCAGCGGTGTACTCAACCTCTATATCGCCTTCAACCTGTCTCAGGAGGCCTGGGTAAACTTCAAGGTATTTGGCCTGATGGGGATGACCCTGGTGTACACCCTGCTGACCATCCTTTACCTCTACCGCCACCTGCCCAAGGACTTCAAACCGGAAGACAAGGCGGACTAGTTCTTTTTCAGCTCAGTTTGGCCCTGGCGGACTAGTTCCTGCCGCCAGGCTTCTGAACCGGCCCCCTGGCTCTGACAATACTTCCCCAAAGCCCGCTCTCATGCGGGCTTTGTCATTCCATTCCCTTGCGGCCTCGGGCATCTAACTCCCACTAATAGTGTGATTTCTTTGCGCTAACGTCAGAGATGTACTAGCTCTTATTACTGAGCCGTGCCGACAGAAACATGGCCACTGACAACGATGACAATGGGGTAAACTATGTTAACAATGGATGTGCCGAGGGTGGTGCTGACCCACTTCTCAGAACAACCCTTAGGGCGTGTGCGCCATCAACTGGCGGACGCACTTAAGGTGGAGATGCAGCCTTTCAGCGAACTCAAACGAGAAGGCTGCCCCTGTCTGGTGGAGTTCGACACCCAGAGTTCGGCGGAGCTCAGCCGAGCCAGGGAACTGAGGGAGCAGCAGCCTGACCGAAAAATTATCTGGCTGGTACCCAGGCTCAACATTCCCGTCTTGAAGCTGGCCCTGTCTCTGCAGATCACCCAGGTGTTTGCCCTGCCCCTCTCCCCCGCCGACGCGGTGGAGGTCAAACTGCTGCTCAACGATGGCTTTCAGGCCCCGGGCCACAGCCTGCGCCCCACCCACGAGAAACTGCGCAACGTTCTGGAGAACATCGAGCAGAGGTTCGAGCAACCGCTCTCCCTGCAAAAGCTCGCCCAGGAAGCGGGCATCAGCGACAGCCGGCTGTGTCACCTGTTTCGTCAGCACCTGGGGCTCAAATTCAGCCTATACTTGGTCTGCCGCCGACTTGAAGCCGCCCCCGAAGCCCTGCAGGATGAAGGTCTGAACATCGCCTCCGTGGCCTACAAGTTGGGGTTTTCCACTCCTTCCCACTTCTGCCGGGCTTTCAAGGCGCACTACGGCATCACCCCCACGGAGTTTAAACAGGGACGAAGCCAGGGCAGGCACAGCCACGCGTTTCATCGCTACCTTCAGTGCCGCAGTCCGGACTACCTGGCCTCGGAGAGCTGATGCGCAGCCTGATACTGCTCCTGCTCACCCTGTCTCTGCCCCTTCAGGGGCAACCTCTCTGGCCTGCACCTGGTCAGGCTCCCTGGGCGGACCACTGGTACCAGTTGCTGGTGGATCTTCAGTTCAGCGCAGAACGTCCTGCAGACGCGGCCCAGGCCAACCTGGCCAGTGAGCGCCTGGTGCGTTTCCAGGCTTCATTACAGGGAAGGTCGCCGGACCCGACTCTACAGAAGCTGACCCAGATTGGCTCCGCCGACGAACTCCAGGCCTGGGTCAACGGCATCGCCCCCAGTTATCAGGCTTTCGAACGACTCAGAGCCGCGCTTCACGAAGAGCTGAAACTGGCCAGTCTGCCTCGACCGGATTTTACCGAGATCAGCGCCTACTCCCTGGGCCAGGCTCATAAAGAGCTCGTTCCCCTGCGTCGGCTGCTGGCCGCCAGGCTCGGAGAAACCCTTCCGCCTCACCTGGTAAATAGGGATGTCTGGGACCCGCCCCTCATCGATGCTCTGCGCCGCTTTCAGCGGGAGAGCCAACTTCCCGAGTCGGGCCGGCTGACACCGGAGACCATCGCGGCACTCTCCATGGACAATCAGGCGAGGCTGGCCGCCATCAGGTTCAGTCTGCGTCAATGGCTGCAACTGCCACCAAAACTCAGCGGCGACGCCATCCTGGTCAACCTGCCCCACTATCAGTTGATGGCCCTGGAGGGCAAAAAAGTCCACATGGTGTTGCCGGTCATCATCGGGGCGCCGGAGACCCCAACCCCAAGATTCAACAGCCGCTTCAGTACCGTGACCCTAAACCCCAGCTGGACGCCGCCCTGGAGCATCATCAGGGGGGAACTGTTGCCTGCCTACCGGCGGGACAGCAACAGCCTCAAGCGCCAGGGGTTTGAGCTTATCGATCCCAAGACCCCGGGATCTCTCCCTCTGCCCTGGCAGAGTGTTGCCCCAGGCCAGTTACCCGACCTGCTATCTCAGTATCAGCTCAAGCAGAAACCGGGCAGCAACAACGCCCTGGGGACAGCGAGACTGAACCTGGTCAACAGCAACGCCATATTTCTTCATGACACCCCGAATAGAAAACTGTTTCGACGCTCTCAGAGAGCGCTCAGCCATGGTTGTATACGAATACAGGATATAGATCGCCTGCTCTCCTACTTGGAAAGGAATATTCCTTTACCTGAACGTCAAAAATTGCAATATGCAAAAAAGAGCAGGGACAGTTTTACCCAAAGACTGGGCACAACGGCCAAAGTGTATATTGTCTATATGCCCGCCTGGCCAAAAGGTGACAACGGAGCTTCCATCGCCGCCGACATATACAACCTAATTTAACTGACGGATATACTTGATTTTTTGATCAAGAAACAAATGAAGGCAGGAGTGAGAATATCTACTCAGCTTCATTTAAATGAAAGTTTTCGCAACTTCAGGCTAGGCAGAACTTAATTTTCTAGACTAACGTTAAAACAGTGTCGAGCACCTCTTACCCTATCGCTCGTACACATTCCTGGAACATTAAACAGGTAATACTAACTGCGCGGAGATAATTGCTATGTTCAAGAAAGCACTCGTTGAGTTTTGGAATGATGAGAGCGGTTTGTCCGCGGTAGAGTATGCCATTGCCGGTAGCCTGGTAGTAGGCGGTATGGTTATCGCGTTTGGTGAGCTAGGGACAGAGGCCACGCAGGAAATCTCTGCGCTGTGTTCTGCTGTAGACGCAGCCGGTGACTGTGACGGCCAGTAAACATGGACGTTGACATACTTTGTCGCGAAGAAGAGCACTGCCTTTTGGCAGTGCTCTGTTTTTTCAGGGGGGAAACATCATGACACTGCTCCAATGCCAATACGTACTGACCTCCATCGTGTTTCTGATAGCCGTGTTCACCGATCTTCGAACGGAGCGCATCCCCAACTGGCTGGTTCTCTCTGCCCTGTTTGGCGGCCTGGGACTGCATCTGGTGTTCGATGGCTGGAGTGGCCTGCTCACCTCCCTGGCAGGCGCCATAGCGGCGGCAGTGCTGCTGATCTTTTTCTACACCAAGAAGATGCTGGGCGCAGGTGACGTCAAACTGATGATTGGCATTGGAGCCATTCTGGGGCCCTACATGGTGTTCTGGAACCTCTGCTTCGGCATCATCGCCGGAGGCTTCACCACCATGGGCTTTGCCCTGTTCCGGGTTGGCTGGTACGGCGTCGTGGCCAGCCTCAAACGCTACTATCAGTGCCTGATCACCCGCACCTACTTCAAACCCAGCCCCTATGAGGCCGCAGGGCTGCGTGTGCCCTATGCTCCCGCCCTGGCCATAGGCTGGCTGATCATCATGTTGGTTCCCACCAATCTACCCGGGCTGTAAATATTCGATCGCAGTCTGGTGTCAGCCTACGCAACTGGGAGAAAGGCCAATTTCATTGCCGTTGTCTAGGCTTGAGATAGTGCGCAATTCGATGCAACCAATTTGACAGAGGCTAGGGGAATGCAACAGTCAAGTATAAAAGCTTTCTGGAAAGATGAAAGCGGACTTTCCACTGTGGAATATGCCATAGCGGGAAGTCTGGTCGCCGCAGGAATGGTCGTTGCCTTTAATGAACTCGGCACCGAGACAGCTGGCAGAATATCTGAAATGTGCAGCAATGTCGATGCCGCCGGAGATTGCGACGGCCAATAGCCTTAGAACTCTCCCGAATAAAAAAGATCTATTCAGCTTAATTGGCGGAGAAATCCTTGCGCTCAGATAAACAATATTACTACTTATCTCCCCCTCTATTTTTATTAGTTGATAACGAAAGCATCAATAATTTCTTCTAAGGCAATTCCGTGAAGTTACAGGGTTAATACAAAGGACAACTGAAATGAACCAGGCATTAGATTCATCCGCATTGCCCTCCTTCGAAGCCGGAGTCAGCAAGCCAGTGTCACTGGCGGATGTGGGCATTTCGCTTCCCATGCTTCAGAGTCTGGTCATCAAGCACCTGAGCGACGGCGACGTCCTGACCCTCAATGATCTGGCCGACCGGCTGGCCCTGCCCGGTAACCTGGTGCAGCAGTTGCTGGACAAGTGCAAGCAGGAGAGTCTGGTCGAGAACAAGCAGACCTCCAGCGATGGCCAGATGCGTTATGCCCTGAGCCACACCGGTCGAGCCCATGCAGAAACCGCTTACCTGAAAAGCGGTTATCTTGGACCGGTTCCGGTGCCTCTGGACCAGTACTGGCAGGTATGCCGGGCCCAGTCCAGCCGCAACATCGCCATCACCCGAAATCTCATCGAAGCAGCCATGGCCAACCTGGTGTTGCCTGACCGCCTGATGGAGGAGATTGGCCCGGCCCTGAACTCCAAGCGTCCTGTACTCATCTACGGCCCTCCAGGTACGGGTAAAAGTTACTTGTGCAGGCATTTTAATCTGGTGCTCGGCGACGACGTCTTTATTCCCCACGCCATCTGCATCGGCCAGGCCATTATTCAGGTGTTCGATCCTCAGATTCACGAATTGCATGAAACCGATGATCAGGATGAGTCCAGTCCTCTGTTGCTCAGTGAAGGCCATGATGCGCGCTGGCACAGGTGTCGACGCCCATTGCTGGTTGTGGGCGGGGAACTCACCCAGGATATGTTGAATGTCCATTACGACAGCAACAGCAAAACCTATCACTCGCCCATCGGCCTGAAAGCCAATAACGGCATTCTGCTTATCGATGATTTGGGACGGCAGCAAATTACTCCCAAAGAGATATTCAATCGCTGGATTGTGCCAATGGAGGAGCGTCGCGACTTCCTTTCTCTGCCCAGCGGAGAACACTTTGATGTGCCCTTCGAGCAGATACTGCTTTTCTCGACTAACCTTGATCCAAACGAGCTTGTGGATGACGCCTTCTTAAGACGTCTGGGTTACAAAATAGAATTTTCCGCCATCAATAAAGATCAATACATGGATATCTGGTGGCAAAATTGCGAAGAGCTGAATTTAAATTTCGATCCGGAAGTTTGTGAGTGGCTAATAAATACACTCTACGGCAGGTCAGGGAAACCTCTATTACCCTGCCACCCAAGAGATCTGCTCTCCATTGTGGCGGACCAGATCAGTTACAACCAGCTACCCGCAGCAGTGACTCAGCAGCTTATTGAGCGGGCATGGTCGATCTACTTTGTCAGCTCAGCGCGCTAGGCGCCTGAAAGCGGCTAAGGTCAGGAGGAGAGATGAATACCAGGTCAATGTTTTTCGTTCTGTTGTCTCTGCTGTTTGGTGTCGGAGCGGTTTTGCTAGCCCAGAGCTGGCTCAAACAAAGGCAACCGGCAGACGGCAACCCCAACCAGTCCATCGTGGTCACCATGGCGGTGAATGTGCCCGCCGGAACCGTGTTGGAAACCCGCCACTTGAGCATGCAGCCCATCCCCAATGAGCTGGTGCCAGATGACGCCGTCACCGCTACCGCCGATGTCGTGGACAAGGTGGCCAAGTTCCCCATGATCCGGGGCGACATTCTTCACCCGGACAAGCTGGCCGAGCGAGGTGAAGGCAGTGTGCTGGCCAGCCTCATCGAGCCCCACAAGCGGGCGGTGACCATTCGAGTCAATGACGTAGTCGGCGTAGCTGGCTTCCTGCTGCCGGGAAATCGGGTGGATGTTCTGGTCACCTACAAAATTGGCAACGTCCGCAGCGAAGCCGCCGAATCGGTAACCGATGTGGTGCTGAGCAACCTCAAGGTACTGGCGGTGGACCAGAAGGTGGATCAAGAGACCAACCAACCTTTGGTGGTGCGCGCCGTGACCCTGGAGGTGTCTCTTGAGGAAGCCGAGTCCCTGATGAGTGCCAAGGCCAGAGGCAAGATCCAGCTGGCCCTGCGTAACCCCACAGACGACAGCGAAGCAGAGCTTGCGAGCAACACTGCAGAGCCTGCTGAAGCGGAACCTGAGCCCAAACCGGTTCAGCCCGTACCTGTGGTCACCAAGCCGGTTCAGACCCACAAGCGCAAGATTGAAGTGATTCGCGGTACTTCACAGCAAACCGTCAGCGTCGAGAGTTGATGGGTTCACAGCGAAGAAGGAAGGAAACGCCATGGCAAGATCCCACACATCGCTTCTCCGTCACCTGTTCAGTCTGGTTGTACTGCTGGGCCTGATGACGGTAGCACCGGTACAGGCGGGGGGGCCCACCTCCCTGCAGCAGCAGAGCTTCCCTGTGCCCATCTACAAATCTCGGACCCTGCCCATCAAGCAGGAGGCAGCCCGGGTGTCCGTCGGTAACCCGGAGATCGCCGACATCCTGATCATGCAGCCCACAGAGCTCTACATCCTCGGCAAGCAGTTGGGCAGCACCAATATCCTGGTGTGGGATGAAGAGGATCGCCTGGTCGACATCATCGATATCGAGATCACCCATGACCTCAATGGCCTCAAGGAGAAGCTCTACCGCTTCCTGCCAGAGGAACTGATTGAGGTACACAGCTCTCAGGGTCAACTGGTGATCGGTGGTCAGGTGTCCAACACCGAGCGAATGACCATGGCCATGAACCTGGCCGAAGGTTATGCGGTGGCCGCAGACACCAAGGGCAACCCAAGCACAGTGCTGAACATCATGTCTGTGGGCGGCGGCCATCAGGTGATGCTGGAGGTCACTGTGACCGAGGTGCAACGCGAACTGGCGCGCCAACTGGACTCCGACTTCCAGATCATCTCTGAGGGCAGCGACTTCATCGGCGGCATCATCGGCGGTGACGGCATCATCAACGACAAGGGCTTTTTCGGCAGCTACGTCAGCGGCGACTTCCTGTTTAACTTCGCCCTGGACGCGGCGAAACAACAGGGCCTGGCCCGGGTATTGGCAGAGCCCAATCTGACCGCCCTCAGCGGCCAGATGGCCGAGTTCCTCTCCGGTGGTGAGTTCCCGGTTCCGGTGCCCAGCCGAGAAGGTACTACCATCGAGTACAAGAGCTTCGGTGTCGGCGTCAAGTTCGTACCAACCGTACTGGACTCCGGACGAATCAACCTAAACCTGAATGTGCTGGTCAGTGAGCTGAGTAACGCCAACTCCGTCGGCGTTATTCCTCAGGGCTCTACCACGGCTCTGGTCACTCCATCCATCATCAAGCGCAGCGCCGCCTCCACCGTAGAGCTTGGGGATGGCCAGACCATCGCCATTGCCGGCCTGCTGAGCAACACCGTGCGTGAAAGCATCGATGAGCTACCCGGCCTGGGTGAGATCCCCGTACTGGGAC is a genomic window of Ferrimonas sp. YFM containing:
- the trpD gene encoding anthranilate phosphoribosyltransferase, encoding MLTPVQKMMTQLFDGNALSREQAKTLFSYVVHGEVSEVELACVLTALKLRGEKIDEITGAAEALREAARPFPRPQGDLIDIVGTGGDGANTINISTTATFVAAAAGARVAKHGSRSVSSRSGASDLLNQFGVNLTMCPDHSAKCLDQLGVTFLFAPHYHAGMRHAAPVRQVMKTRTLFNVLGPLINPARPNQMLLGVYAPELIRPIAEVIRSLGVERAMVVHGSGLDELAIHGDSQALEIVGGELIERHFSPADLGVKQYDLAAIRGGEPEENRVISEQLLGGGGTDAQRAAVAVNAGAALYLSGQADSMKAGTELALATMDAAKPLQLIRDFAQLSQQEAV
- the trpCF gene encoding bifunctional indole-3-glycerol-phosphate synthase TrpC/phosphoribosylanthranilate isomerase TrpF, with amino-acid sequence MSTILGKIVDTKAGHIDQLEQRYGELLHSRAAPSDRSLYDALKGGNAGFILECKKASPSKGLIRPDFDPVAIATIYGKYAAGISVLTDEQFFQGDFEYLKAVRAAVSVPVLCKDFVVDPRQLRLARHMGADAALLMLSVLDDEQYQALAEEADALGLDILTEVSNDEELERAIALGARIIGINNRDLRDLSVDLATTERLAPKIPEDRVVISESGIATHRDVRRLAPLADGFLVGSQLTAQANIDQACRQLIFGENKVCGLTREADVKAVAEAGALYGGLIFAAKSPRCVTAEQAASLRQAADLRFVGVFVNESPDTVAKLANELSLHAVQLHGGEDEAYIDALRPQLQSTQIWKAVKPDGSNRVGNADRLLFDSAKAGQFGGTGTTFDWSLVGDDRPSAMLAGGLSPDNVQEAATAGFLGLDLNSGLESAPGLKQQDKIAQAFAGLRQY
- the trpB gene encoding tryptophan synthase subunit beta, encoding MTILNPYFGEYGGMYVPQILMPALKQLEKAFVDAQQDPEFQKEFTELLKEYAGRPTALTLTRNFSPNPKVKIYLKREDLLHGGAHKTNQVLGQALLAKRMGKKEIIAETGAGQHGVATALACALLGLKCRVYMGAKDVERQSPNVFRMRLMGAEVIPVHAGSATLKDACNEAMRDWSANYDQAHYLLGTAAGPHPFPTIVREFQRMIGEEAKAQILAKEGRLPDAVIACVGGGSNAIGLFADFIEETDVALIGVEPAGHGIDSGEHGAPLAHGSTGIFFGMKSPMMQDDHGQIQESYSVSAGLDFPSVGPQHAHLAATGRAQYPSITDDEALTAFQRLCACEGIIPALESSHALAHAYKMAEQATEETLLLVNLSGRGDKDIFTVHNILEQEGKL
- the trpA gene encoding tryptophan synthase subunit alpha, with protein sequence MSRYQNLFDALSEKGEGAFVPFVTLGDPHPEQTLAVIDALVAGGADALELGIPFSDPLADGPTIQNATVRALNAGTTPTRCFELLAQVRERYPQLPIGLLVYANLVFSPGVDAFYQRCRDTGIDSVLVADVPVEESKEFAEAARRHGVAPIFIAPPNGDEQTLKAVSEQGEGYTYLLSRAGVTGTETKAGMPVGPLLESLNAFNAPPAILGFGISEPQQVRDAVEAGAAGAISGSATVKIIEKYHGDIERMTEELTRFTRAMKDATRKVG
- a CDS encoding septation protein A encodes the protein MKQILDFLPLLVFFAVYKFYDIFLASGALVAASAVQIALIYLLYKRVEKQHLITFALVAVFGTLTMVLRDDTFIKWKVTIVQFLFAGALLIAELMNKSLLKAMLGKEMPLPDTIWRRAALAWVVFFIASGVLNLYIAFNLSQEAWVNFKVFGLMGMTLVYTLLTILYLYRHLPKDFKPEDKAD
- a CDS encoding AraC family transcriptional regulator, with protein sequence MLTMDVPRVVLTHFSEQPLGRVRHQLADALKVEMQPFSELKREGCPCLVEFDTQSSAELSRARELREQQPDRKIIWLVPRLNIPVLKLALSLQITQVFALPLSPADAVEVKLLLNDGFQAPGHSLRPTHEKLRNVLENIEQRFEQPLSLQKLAQEAGISDSRLCHLFRQHLGLKFSLYLVCRRLEAAPEALQDEGLNIASVAYKLGFSTPSHFCRAFKAHYGITPTEFKQGRSQGRHSHAFHRYLQCRSPDYLASES
- a CDS encoding L,D-transpeptidase family protein → MRSLILLLLTLSLPLQGQPLWPAPGQAPWADHWYQLLVDLQFSAERPADAAQANLASERLVRFQASLQGRSPDPTLQKLTQIGSADELQAWVNGIAPSYQAFERLRAALHEELKLASLPRPDFTEISAYSLGQAHKELVPLRRLLAARLGETLPPHLVNRDVWDPPLIDALRRFQRESQLPESGRLTPETIAALSMDNQARLAAIRFSLRQWLQLPPKLSGDAILVNLPHYQLMALEGKKVHMVLPVIIGAPETPTPRFNSRFSTVTLNPSWTPPWSIIRGELLPAYRRDSNSLKRQGFELIDPKTPGSLPLPWQSVAPGQLPDLLSQYQLKQKPGSNNALGTARLNLVNSNAIFLHDTPNRKLFRRSQRALSHGCIRIQDIDRLLSYLERNIPLPERQKLQYAKKSRDSFTQRLGTTAKVYIVYMPAWPKGDNGASIAADIYNLI
- a CDS encoding A24 family peptidase, which gives rise to MTLLQCQYVLTSIVFLIAVFTDLRTERIPNWLVLSALFGGLGLHLVFDGWSGLLTSLAGAIAAAVLLIFFYTKKMLGAGDVKLMIGIGAILGPYMVFWNLCFGIIAGGFTTMGFALFRVGWYGVVASLKRYYQCLITRTYFKPSPYEAAGLRVPYAPALAIGWLIIMLVPTNLPGL
- a CDS encoding Flp family type IVb pilin translates to MQQSSIKAFWKDESGLSTVEYAIAGSLVAAGMVVAFNELGTETAGRISEMCSNVDAAGDCDGQ
- a CDS encoding AAA family ATPase, whose protein sequence is MNQALDSSALPSFEAGVSKPVSLADVGISLPMLQSLVIKHLSDGDVLTLNDLADRLALPGNLVQQLLDKCKQESLVENKQTSSDGQMRYALSHTGRAHAETAYLKSGYLGPVPVPLDQYWQVCRAQSSRNIAITRNLIEAAMANLVLPDRLMEEIGPALNSKRPVLIYGPPGTGKSYLCRHFNLVLGDDVFIPHAICIGQAIIQVFDPQIHELHETDDQDESSPLLLSEGHDARWHRCRRPLLVVGGELTQDMLNVHYDSNSKTYHSPIGLKANNGILLIDDLGRQQITPKEIFNRWIVPMEERRDFLSLPSGEHFDVPFEQILLFSTNLDPNELVDDAFLRRLGYKIEFSAINKDQYMDIWWQNCEELNLNFDPEVCEWLINTLYGRSGKPLLPCHPRDLLSIVADQISYNQLPAAVTQQLIERAWSIYFVSSAR